The window aatttccctcacgggatcaataaagtatctataaaTCAATGCTCTTTTTCCAATGTTTCTATTACATATTACCATAAAATATCGAAATCCTTAAATCTAAATAAGCACCTTTGACTGCCTGCAAACAAAACTCTGCACGTCCGTCCGGAACAGCTTCACAAACACCCGagcaagtaacaggtttattccaggcgGAAAAGAGAGaacacacaacgtttcggctgtgaggccttcttcaggcgtgagagaaacgttgcgttttctctcttctcttctccacctggaataaacctgtttctTGTCCCCTTTGCAGCCTGACCCTGCGGACGCCGCTCCCCACCTGCGCTGCTTTACAAATTCCCCTCAGGTGCGCTGGGATTCCCGGAGCCGGTTGCCCTGGCGACCGCGTCATAAGCCCCGCCTCCCCGTGGTGATGTAATGACCCGCTTTCCTGGAAGGATGAGCCAGCGAGAAAATAAACGGCCCCGGATGACCGTTGCCGTGGTGACcgaggaggaaggaggaagTGAAACTGGAGCCGCCGGCTCGGCGGGGAGAGACGCGGTGCCCCTGAGCTCTCTATGTGGGTCAGTGGGCGCAGAGTGCCCCCCCAAACACACGGGCGCGCGTTTCACCGCCAGCCTGGTGGTGTCCAGCTACACCTGCGGTGTTTTCTAACACACAGCCTGGCGGGTCTGGGGTTAATCTGGGCTGACCGGTCCCCCTGCACGCCTCTGGGCCGACTCGTTCTTGTCCGTAAACTAGTACCACTCAACTGCGGCCCACCACGCAGAGCAGGGCGGTGTTTTCAAACCTGGGAGCGGGAGGcccttctgtacacagagggtggcgggagtgtggaacaagccgccGTGTCCATAGACGGACAGGTGTGTGCCACAGGACACCCCGATGTCTTTCAGGAGTCAGCCGGATGAGAGCCGGGGACCAGTTAGCAGACAGGCTGAGgggctcctctcctctcctgtttCTCTGTTCGTGACTAGTGGGGACACGTCACCCCGACTGGAAGATTCTCTCCCGGTATTTACAGACGCGCTGTCCACAGGCTCTGATGCGGGTGGtcactcccctgtccctgttaCTGAGCCAGAGGTCGGGTCAGAGCCCAGCCTCTTGACGGAACCTCCCAGTTCCTCTGTAACTGAAACCCAAGCGCACCATTGTTCGAGAATCTTTTCAACAGCAGCCAGGAACGGGCGGAGGGAGGATCAGTTCCTGTAAGAGACTGGGTCAGGATGAGAAGGAACAGGTGAAGGTCTATTTCAGAATCGCCACTTAAAAACTCAACTCAactgaggcacgaactagggcgGGAGCGGCGAGGGGCACAGAGCCCCAGAACCCGAATCCGGTACAATAAcagaaggacagacaatgaaatgtgggctatttcgaagtcgccaatgtgagataaaaagtcgcaattgcgagatacaaagtcacaattctgagatataaagtcgcaattctgagatacaaagTCACAATTGCGAGATGCCATAGCGCGTTGTTTTTACTCCCCGATAGAAAGGGGCTTTCATACAGGTGTGCCGAaacagcgtggaataaaccgtGTTCCCTATGGAGAAGCGGGAATGTATTTACCACACTCCGTAAGGGCTCTTTAGAAATCCCCCGGGTGATTCTTGAACATAGTGACGAGCTGCGGGAGTTGTTGTCAAGAAAAACAACGCCGTGTGATCTGTACCATAAAACGTGGGTTCGTTCGATTCCTCATTCTGTGGCGGAACCAGTTGTTCCGCAACGTGTGCGTCCTGGGGGACGTATTTTACTGCTGTACCAGCTCCCGCTTCTTCCGGTCCATGCTTCCACCACAAACACCACCGGTGGGCCTCTCGACTCGGCGTGAGTTTTTCCCCACAGCGACACCAGGACGCTGATCCCGCGCGTGTGCCTCCCACGGTTCCTCCAGCGTGTCTCGCTGCGTGTCGGCCCCCGTCTCGGGATGAAGCTCATCACGCACAACATGCTGACCTCGCACGTGAAGGGGGTCACCAAGGGCTACCCGCTGCTGATTAAAGTAAGGCTGTTAATTACCCCCTGCTCATTAGGGCGCATGTGTTCACGCAAGGACAGTTCATTACAGACCGATACTATGGGGGGGTGTTTTTCAGTTAAAGAAGTTTAAAATAAGTATGACCGATGGCGCCCTAACTAAACCACTGTACCTTTTAACAGTCTTTACAATGACTGACAATATAGCGAGCACTGCGCTGTTAAAAGTGTGAAGTGTACGACAGAATCTGCCTCCATGCGCGTCTCTCTGTCCTGACGGGCCTCTCTGTGTATCGATTCAGTTCAATTCCaggtgctttattggcatgaccggtgagtacaatcagtgttgccagagcaaaacaaatacagttcaCATAAAAcaacaatctacagacatttacaataaagacaCGGTCATGAGATATTCACATATAAACATCTGGAGCATTggtgggagacagactcactgttcctcaggctgggacaggagatcacatactgggctgccagttcaattgagttccctcctccctctcccagtagaattgggacccgttgtgattctgtcaggtgtgggaactctgggattagatttctgaatttcgggaagaatgtttctctaattccagagtgtctgtcacagtgcagtaggaagtgcacctctgtctccaTTTCTCCCTgttggcagtgggagcacagcctgtcctctctagacagccaggtctgcctgtgtccagtttctatgtccaggctgtgctcactgagcctgtcctctctgggcagccaggtctgcctgtgtccagtgtctgtgtccaggctgtgttgTGCGTTGTGTGTATTGTGCCGTGATGGGGTTGAGTCTGAGTAAcgagtctctctgtctctctgtctctctgtctccctgctCAGGCCACGGAGGTGCAGGTCAGTGAGGTGGAGTTTAACCCGGAGTTCCTGTCCCGGATGATTCCCAAGCTGGAGTGGGGGGTGCTGGTGCAGGCGGCCGACAGCGTGAGTCAGCTGTCCTGTCTCGGAGAGACCGCTGGGGCCGCGGCCGGGCTGTGACCctcctcctttctctctctccagctgGGCCACCTGAACGACCTTCCTAACGAGCTGGCTCCTGAGCACGAGAAGGACGAGGAGTTCCTGCGCAGGGTCCACCGCGTGCTGCTGGAGGTGAGCTGGTACTGCGCACACTCACTCTCCCCTGCACACCCGCCTCTCACTCTCCCCTGCACACCTGCCTCTCACTCTCCCCTCTCACTCTCCCCTGCACACCCGCCTCTCACTCTCCCCTCTCACTCTCCCCCTGCACACCCGCCTCTCACTCTCCCCTCTCACTCTCCCCCTGCACACCCGCCTCTCACTCTCCCCTCTCACTCTCCCCCTGCACACCCGCCTCTCACTCTCCCCCTGCACACCCGCCTCTCACTCTCCTCCTGCACACCCGCCTCTCACTCTCCCCTGCACACCCGCCTCTCACTCTCCCCTCTCACTCTCCCCCTGCACACCCGCCTCTCACTCTCCCCTGCACACCCGCCTCTCACTCTCCCCTCTCACTCCCCCCTGCACACCCGCCTCTCACTCTCCCCTCTCACTCTCCCCTGCACACCCGCCTCTCACTCTCCCCCTGCACTCTCCCCTCTCACTCTCCCCTGCACACCTGCCTCTCACTCTCCCCCTGCACACCTGCCTCTCACTCTCCCCTCTCACTCTCCCCCTGCACACCTGCCTCTCACTCTCCCCCTGCACACCTGCCTCTCACTCTCCCCTCTCACTCTCCCCTGCACACCTGCCTCTCACTCTCCCCTCTCACTCTCCCCCTGCACACCTGCCTCTCACTCTCCCCTCTCACTCTCCCCCTGCACACCCGCCTCTCACTCTCCCCCTGCACACCCGCCTCTCACTCTCCCCTCTCACTCTCCCCTGCACACCTGCCTCTCACTCTCCCCTCTCACTCTCCCCTGCACACCCGCCTCTCACTCTCCCCTCTCACTCTCCCCTGCACACCTGCCTCTCACTCTCCCCTCTCACTCTCCCCTCTCACTCTCCCCTGCACACCTGCCTCTCACTGTCCAAAGATGTATCTTGGAAGCTGTAAAGAACTTGGTTTTCCAGGGGTAAcccccacctctctctctctctctctctctctctctctctctctctcaggtggaGGTGATGGAGGGCAGCCTGCAGTGTCCAGAGTCGGGACACCAGTTCCCCATTACCAAGGGGGTCCCCAACATGCTATTGAGTGAGGATGAGAGTTAGAGAGAATACGTCTGTTCACAGCTACCGACACGAGCCCTGCCCCTGTGTCTGAACCAGCTCTTCACTGTGTGacactgcactggggtgtccagtggggtcagtgctggggggtcacactgcactggggtgtccagtTGGGTCAGGGCTGGGGGTCACACTGCcctggggtgtccagtggggtcGGCGCTGGGGgggtcacactgcactggggtgtccagtggggtcagggctgggggtcacactgcactggggtgtccagtggaGTCAGGGCTGGGGGGgctcacactgcactgaggtgtccagtggggtcagCGCTGGGGCTCACACTGtactggggtgtccagtggggtcagTGTTGGGGGTTACACTGCAttggggtgtccagtggggtcagtgctgggggtcacactgcactgaggtgtccagtggggtcagCGCTGGGGCTCACACTGtactggggtgtccagtggggtcagtgctgggggttacactgcactggggtgtccagtggggtcagtgctgggggtcacactgcactggggtgtccagtggggtcagGGCTGGGCTCTTATATGATCTGCAGAGGCAGACTTGGTCAGTTCATTGATTAGCTGATTTAGGACAGGGGCCACCCGCTGGGGTGGCTGAACAAACCCCTGCCACTGGTCCAGACTGACCCTTGACCCCTCTGGGCAGGCCAGCCTGCTCCTGTGAATGAACTCGCTCCAGACACAGGGGCACTGCTGTCAGCTGCTGTGCTATAAACTATTTATTTTCATCCGTCTTGCTGTGATTTAaatttgatttcagttttttgtCCAGTGTAGGACTGAGACAGACCCCGTGTTCTACAAACATGTCGAGtctgtgaaacagaaaaaataaaagttaaactcGACCACCAGCTTCTCTGTGTCCTCAGGTCTTCTTCCACTCTTTCTTGACCTGGACGGGTACGTCAAGGGTACATGTGATAAggacagggaacaggtgcacagaTCCTGTACAGAGATAGGTGTGTGGACAGAGACAGGCACAgtagacaggtgtgtgtgtggtcagAGACAGGTCCAGTGGACAGGTGTGTGTGGATAGAGACCAGTACAGTAGACAGGTATGTGTGTGGACAGAGACAGGTGTGTGGTCAGAGACAGGTCCAGTGGACAGGTGTGTGTGGATAGAGACAGGTCCAGTGGACAGGTGGGTGTGGATAGAGACAGGTCCAGTGGACAGGTGTGGGTGTGGACAGAGACAGATACAGTGGACAGCTGTGTGTGGACACAGGGTCAGTTCCACCTACCGTCGAGAGCCGCGTCACACAAGAACACGCCAGACCAGAGGAGCGGTGCGCTCGTGTGGCTttattataaaaagaaatacagaggAGCACAGGAACACACCTGACCCCAGGGACACCAGCAGGAGGCGGGACCAGTCCCGGAGAGGTCGTGGGGAATAAAAATAGATTTCAGCTCTTAAATACATTTCTCTCCCATCATACGGTAATTATTGAATTTCTTCTTCCCTGCTTCCCTCTGGATTAGAATGATCGTTATTACTACTGCTCATATTGATCGATAGCAGGTAAAACCAGTGACGTATAGAGGAGTTATTGCTCTTGtaacacgcacacgcacacgctaGACAGAGACGAGACCGCAAACCCGTGACGAACTCAGAGTGCTCTTCCCGGTTCAGTACCCGAACCTCTCCAAACGCTGCCCCACTCTGCAGCGGGCCGTCCCAGCCCGGCCGGGCGTCCCGGACCCTGACCCTACAGCGACGAGGCCAGCGGGACAAAGGAAATTATTGCTCTGGAAAACACTGGGGGGGGAAAACACAACAGCCTCTCCCCAGCCCGAACCCGGGCTCCTGCGGGGGGGCCAGGCTGGGACAAGGGACCTGCCGTCTTTACGCAAAGGGCGTCGGGGGGGTGCGACCAGCAGCACAGCGCGCCTCTCGGGCTGCTGTCAGGAATCCCGCCGGCTGGGCTGTCCACCCCCCTGATCCGGAGCCCAGCGCTGCCTCCACCCTGaactgcagggggcgctctcggGCGGCTGTCCGGACTCTTCCTCCTGTGTTTTAAAAGGAATCTGGAGGTTTTGCATtctaaacagtttaaaaaaaataaacagcaaaaaaaaaaaagtcattcttaAATCTGCCCGTGGGAAGTTTCTGAAGCACTGGCTCATTATACACTAGTATACATTATACACAGCTGCAGAGACACAACCGCCCtgaagaaaacacacacacacacacttagaCACAAATACACCGTATTCCTACACGATAAATTACTCTACTCTCCCTATCCcagtatatataaaaagatACATTATTTTGCTTCTGGAAAAACAGTCTTTGTTAAAGCTGGAATTCCTCGCCTGGGGCCCAGGCCTGCTGGCGGAGAGCTGGGATGAGCAGCCAAGCCGCGCACGCGCAGTAGGCCAGTATCACTCCCCGCAAGGCCGTGCGATGGCTTGGACAGCAGCAGGAGCCGCGGGACtgccctgtcctgtcctgtcctgctccCCTGAGCCACGGCGTCGGCGCTGAACCCCACTCTGTCCCTCAATCCGCGTGTGAGGATGtgcctgtccgtctgtctgtctgtctgtctctccggGTCTGTGAGGATGTGCCTGTCTGTCTATCTGAATCTGAGTGAGGATGTgccagtctgtctgtctctgtctccgtCAGGATGGgcccgtctgtctctctctcta is drawn from Lepisosteus oculatus isolate fLepOcu1 chromosome 18, fLepOcu1.hap2, whole genome shotgun sequence and contains these coding sequences:
- the trmt112 gene encoding multifunctional methyltransferase subunit TRM112-like protein encodes the protein MKLITHNMLTSHVKGVTKGYPLLIKATEVQVSEVEFNPEFLSRMIPKLEWGVLVQAADSLGHLNDLPNELAPEHEKDEEFLRRVHRVLLEVEVMEGSLQCPESGHQFPITKGVPNMLLSEDES